The Nitrosopumilus cobalaminigenes genome contains a region encoding:
- a CDS encoding 50S ribosomal protein L15e, which produces MPSYQDQTWIRLWKENSPEIRERVVGWRKQNAVTRIDKPSRLQRARRLGYKAKQGIVVVRMRVGTGGMRKQRPTGGRRPKHLGVTRIKADDDMKTVADRRVQQRYPNMKVLGSYFVYKDGKHYWFEVILADPDHPRIAQDKELTKRIPRTA; this is translated from the coding sequence ATGCCTAGTTATCAAGACCAAACATGGATCAGACTCTGGAAAGAAAACTCACCTGAGATCCGTGAACGTGTAGTTGGATGGCGTAAACAAAATGCAGTTACTCGAATTGATAAACCTAGTAGATTACAAAGGGCAAGAAGATTAGGCTACAAAGCAAAACAAGGAATTGTTGTTGTTAGAATGAGAGTTGGTACTGGTGGTATGAGAAAACAAAGACCAACTGGTGGTAGAAGACCAAAACATCTTGGTGTCACTAGAATCAAAGCTGATGATGATATGAAAACTGTTGCAGATAGAAGAGTTCAACAAAGATATCCAAACATGAAAGTTTTAGGTTCTTATTTTGTCTACAAGGACGGAAAACATTATTGGTTTGAAGTCATTTTGGCAGATCCAGACCATCCTAGAATTGCTCAGGATAAAGAATTAACAAAAAGAATTCCTCGAACTGCATAA
- a CDS encoding ATP-binding protein, producing the protein MSLGFVIGESKPTFVTAITSRALSVGEYIKISSDEGEILGLVERSAVSSAAFTDVKNFDEASESTEIAELNKRDKTFTAHIGILGFLENLRRGQSIIPAIPPIPGTEITLPTKQDLEEIFSPKKEGWVSIGNLLRNKSIDAKVNLDKIVSRHLGILAMTGMGKSNLVSLVTKQISKLKGTVIIFDYHNDYTSLNIPRINVIDAKINPRLLDSEQLSDVLEIRESATVQQRVLRMAFTENVKKSSEFWKKLESEVDFIINSDDNKLKEIRSSAYRVQDIVEDAQRRFEDILDPDMGDPISFIKEGCANVLNISELSEKQANVALAFYLQQLLKDRKDASIAQHGKTKRERNFKFNSPVFVIIEEAHVFIPKDHDTSAKYWAAKIAREGRKFGLGLGIVSQRPRSVDLNVLSQMGSFAIMKIIQEDDQRQIASATESTSRELISQLTSLNVGDAVLVGQWSNLPSLVHVEEVKEKIMGADQSAINAWAKADKMKGIAVESTQGLVQKDLLLD; encoded by the coding sequence ATGAGTTTAGGGTTTGTAATTGGAGAATCAAAACCGACATTTGTTACAGCAATTACTTCAAGAGCATTATCTGTAGGAGAATATATCAAAATCAGTTCAGATGAAGGAGAAATTCTAGGATTAGTAGAAAGGTCTGCAGTGTCAAGTGCAGCATTTACAGATGTAAAGAATTTTGACGAAGCATCTGAAAGTACAGAAATTGCAGAATTAAACAAAAGAGATAAAACATTTACTGCACATATTGGAATTTTGGGATTCTTAGAAAACCTAAGAAGAGGACAATCAATAATACCTGCAATACCACCTATTCCAGGCACGGAAATCACTTTACCCACCAAGCAAGATCTAGAGGAAATTTTTAGTCCTAAAAAAGAAGGATGGGTTAGCATCGGAAATCTATTACGAAATAAATCAATTGATGCCAAAGTGAATTTAGATAAAATAGTTTCCAGACATTTAGGAATTTTAGCGATGACAGGAATGGGGAAAAGTAATCTAGTATCGTTAGTTACAAAACAAATTTCAAAACTAAAAGGCACTGTGATAATTTTTGATTACCATAATGATTACACTAGTCTAAACATTCCACGAATTAATGTAATCGATGCAAAAATAAATCCAAGATTGTTAGATTCTGAACAACTCTCAGATGTATTAGAAATTAGAGAAAGTGCAACTGTTCAACAAAGAGTATTGAGAATGGCATTTACAGAAAATGTAAAAAAATCAAGTGAATTTTGGAAGAAATTAGAAAGTGAAGTGGATTTTATTATTAATTCAGATGACAATAAACTAAAGGAAATTAGATCATCAGCATATAGAGTTCAAGACATAGTAGAAGATGCTCAAAGAAGATTTGAGGATATTCTAGATCCAGACATGGGAGATCCAATTAGCTTTATCAAAGAAGGATGTGCCAATGTACTAAACATTTCAGAGTTGTCTGAAAAACAAGCAAACGTGGCTTTGGCATTCTATTTACAACAGTTACTCAAAGATAGAAAAGATGCAAGTATTGCACAACATGGAAAAACAAAGAGGGAGAGAAATTTCAAATTTAATTCGCCAGTATTTGTCATTATTGAAGAAGCTCATGTCTTTATTCCAAAAGATCACGACACCAGTGCAAAGTATTGGGCTGCAAAAATTGCCAGAGAAGGAAGAAAGTTCGGGTTGGGTCTAGGAATTGTTTCACAAAGACCACGCAGTGTAGACCTGAACGTATTAAGTCAAATGGGCTCATTTGCAATTATGAAAATTATTCAAGAAGATGATCAAAGGCAAATTGCCTCAGCTACAGAGTCAACTAGTCGTGAATTAATCTCTCAATTGACATCTCTAAACGTTGGAGATGCCGTACTTGTAGGGCAATGGAGCAATCTACCATCACTGGTTCACGTTGAAGAAGTCAAAGAAAAGATAATGGGAGCAGATCAAAGTGCAATTAATGCCTGGGCCAAGGCAGATAAAATGAAAGGAATTGCAGTGGAATCAACACAAGGATTGGTACAGAAAGATTTGTTATTAGACTAA
- a CDS encoding TlpA family protein disulfide reductase, whose translation MSAKIGEKAPNFGVSEWVQGAPTNFDQEKDHIVLLEVFQVNCPGCFMHAIPEAINIYSKYKDEGVCVLGLATAFEDFDKNTLDNLKMLAETGEVIGETKDALSSYGQLQEGNKLSFKIPFPLGMDNLTKTSGEISQEKIMEFIYPQIPEFDSQPEEYKNQIIERVKSYMKSKEYSAETFEKFALQGTPSTILVDRKGILRDVSFGQTGHVDAMIQKLLNEN comes from the coding sequence ATGAGTGCAAAAATAGGCGAAAAAGCACCAAATTTTGGAGTATCAGAATGGGTACAAGGTGCTCCAACAAATTTTGATCAGGAAAAAGATCACATTGTATTGTTAGAAGTTTTTCAAGTAAATTGCCCAGGATGTTTCATGCATGCAATCCCTGAAGCAATTAACATCTATAGCAAATACAAAGATGAAGGTGTATGTGTTTTAGGTCTAGCAACAGCTTTTGAAGATTTTGATAAAAATACATTAGATAATTTGAAAATGCTTGCAGAAACAGGAGAGGTCATTGGTGAAACAAAAGATGCGCTTTCATCATATGGTCAATTACAAGAAGGAAACAAACTATCTTTTAAAATTCCGTTTCCATTAGGAATGGATAATTTAACAAAAACATCCGGAGAAATCAGTCAAGAGAAAATTATGGAGTTTATCTATCCACAAATTCCAGAATTTGATTCACAGCCAGAAGAATACAAAAATCAGATCATTGAACGAGTAAAAAGTTACATGAAATCAAAAGAGTATTCTGCGGAAACATTTGAGAAATTTGCTCTACAGGGAACACCTTCCACGATATTAGTAGATAGAAAAGGAATACTCAGAGATGTTTCATTTGGTCAAACAGGTCACGTTGATGCCATGATCCAAAAATTATTAAATGAAAATTAG
- a CDS encoding plastocyanin/azurin family copper-binding protein gives MNFSYGVIAAVGILAAISIGFISMEPNAIIEPRIVESEENMVACTMQWDPMCGVDGETYGNMCQLDAANAKLDYEGECIIPEPEPTPEPEPTPEPEPTPEPEPTPEPEPTPEPEPTPEPEPTPESSPMTAIVSLPPGSAVPGCEDTNECYLPYEINVAIGATVSWSNDDSAAHTVTSGSVTAGTTGVFDSSLFMAGDVYEFTFDEAGTYDYFCMVHPWMTGIVNVN, from the coding sequence ATGAATTTTTCTTATGGTGTTATAGCAGCAGTTGGAATTCTAGCAGCAATTTCTATTGGTTTTATATCTATGGAACCTAATGCGATTATTGAACCTAGAATAGTTGAAAGTGAAGAAAACATGGTTGCATGTACAATGCAATGGGATCCTATGTGTGGTGTTGATGGAGAAACTTATGGAAATATGTGTCAGTTAGATGCTGCCAATGCTAAATTAGATTATGAAGGTGAATGTATTATTCCAGAACCTGAACCAACACCAGAACCTGAACCAACACCAGAACCTGAACCAACACCAGAACCTGAACCAACACCAGAACCTGAACCAACACCAGAACCTGAACCAACACCAGAACCTGAACCAACACCAGAATCATCTCCAATGACTGCTATTGTTTCACTACCCCCAGGATCTGCAGTTCCAGGATGTGAAGATACCAATGAATGTTATTTACCATATGAAATTAACGTTGCAATAGGTGCAACTGTTTCTTGGAGTAATGATGATTCCGCAGCTCATACTGTTACAAGTGGAAGTGTAACTGCGGGAACAACTGGTGTATTTGATTCTAGTTTATTTATGGCTGGAGATGTTTACGAATTTACTTTTGATGAAGCAGGAACTTATGATTATTTCTGTATGGTTCATCCTTGGATGACTGGTATTGTTAATGTTAACTAG
- a CDS encoding DNA repair exonuclease, with translation MLFSHISDTHLGLVQYGSEEREQDVYDVFNQAIDTSIADKVDFVIFAGDIFHVPNPNGTAIIQMANGLKRLKQNNIDSFFILGEHDISRIRTTPIPYVYHNLEFSKYIGQGKPIEYKGILLAGFDKIRKTEIPQYEEKFAEIDKVAEKFSGHKILVLHQGITEFNKFAGEIQSTDLPKNFTYYAMGHLHDTEVKQFNHLNGPIAYPGSIELTTSEGIKETKKGFFEVDISDKEAKPKWIELGTRPQFSFKTKYEELSKTIDEISEKITGLAKKPMVEINIQGENVETDQIQAQIARLNSLVLRCFWRISTKKISDSSVFLDRPNIIDDEMFRLSIDALGSEQAASFAIKELLPVLASGEIKEASEIIIENFEKFKKEKKQ, from the coding sequence ATGTTATTTTCACATATTTCAGACACGCATTTGGGATTAGTACAATATGGTTCAGAGGAACGTGAACAAGATGTCTATGATGTTTTCAATCAGGCAATAGATACATCAATTGCAGATAAAGTAGATTTTGTTATTTTTGCAGGGGATATTTTTCATGTGCCAAACCCTAATGGTACTGCAATAATTCAAATGGCAAATGGATTAAAACGACTAAAACAAAATAATATTGATTCATTTTTTATTTTAGGAGAACACGACATTAGTAGGATTAGAACGACACCAATCCCATATGTTTATCATAATTTAGAATTTTCAAAATATATTGGTCAAGGAAAACCAATTGAATACAAAGGAATACTTCTTGCAGGATTTGACAAAATAAGAAAAACAGAAATTCCACAATATGAAGAAAAATTTGCAGAAATAGATAAAGTTGCAGAAAAATTTTCAGGACATAAAATTTTAGTATTACATCAAGGAATAACTGAATTCAATAAATTTGCAGGAGAAATACAATCAACAGATCTTCCAAAAAATTTCACTTACTATGCAATGGGACATCTTCATGATACAGAAGTTAAACAATTTAATCATCTAAATGGACCAATTGCATATCCAGGTTCTATTGAACTAACAACTAGTGAAGGAATTAAAGAAACAAAAAAAGGATTCTTCGAAGTAGATATTTCAGATAAAGAAGCAAAACCAAAATGGATAGAGCTTGGTACAAGACCTCAATTTTCATTTAAGACAAAATATGAAGAATTATCAAAAACAATAGATGAGATTTCTGAAAAAATTACTGGATTGGCAAAAAAACCAATGGTAGAGATTAACATCCAGGGCGAAAATGTTGAAACAGATCAAATTCAGGCACAGATTGCTAGACTTAATTCACTGGTGTTAAGGTGCTTTTGGAGAATTAGTACAAAAAAAATCTCAGATTCATCAGTATTCTTAGACAGACCAAACATCATAGATGATGAGATGTTTAGGTTGTCAATAGATGCATTAGGTTCAGAACAAGCTGCCAGTTTTGCAATCAAAGAATTGCTCCCAGTATTAGCATCAGGGGAAATCAAAGAAGCTTCTGAAATAATAATTGAAAATTTTGAGAAATTTAAAAAGGAGAAAAAACAATGA
- a CDS encoding AAA family ATPase gives MITSIELGDFLAHSDTKLNFDNGVTVFVGHNGAGKSSIIDAITFALFGHHTRKSNKGLIKRGANQGYAKVNFSVNEKKYEAVRKIDSKGTLSAKFSEVTGNEIVEIAAGERKQFGESMTQEVEKKIGLDFEKLKVASIVQQGELNAIINAKPKEFKELLNAIIGIDKLDVASESMKIVNKEFRENIREKIGYDDTHIEILSRDLEKYQKEINESTPQKNQLQTKQEKLQKEVEELRKKVETEAPKIDKINQLELRKKELIEYAKEAIREIQREINENERKIRDCEGCFEPASLKEDFESKIQKVEQAVDETLNTIQEMKSKTASLNEKQLLASKLQLKDNKCPVCDSSVEKLNPLFQEEHLNQELRSLHEQIASKEKEHQMYNQKRKEFSEKLQSSRDAEATLRAYSINSKEELVKIQEDVEIKKQNIQKIPGISNTNLVEISQIDSHAKMVFENISKLEAETKGFDEQEFLNLKKSVNEKQMELSGIDQQIGAILEKISKGSEQIKIIENAISELRVVKEYVTNLDEIQNNIFSRDGPVATSLRSWALNAISAKASEYLSLLNTKIQRIQLTEKARDISIICNSKTEELDLESLSGGEKVSVALALRLGMASLLGASNLNLMILDEPTTHLDAERKKSLVGVLSQLSNISNSDTPMQFLIITHDAEIFEDSTVEQIYKFESSEQGSKVTTL, from the coding sequence ATGATCACATCAATTGAATTAGGGGATTTTTTAGCACATTCAGATACTAAACTAAATTTTGACAATGGGGTTACAGTTTTTGTAGGACATAATGGTGCTGGAAAATCAAGCATTATTGATGCAATCACATTTGCATTATTTGGGCATCATACAAGAAAGTCAAACAAGGGCCTTATCAAACGTGGAGCAAACCAAGGATATGCAAAAGTAAATTTTTCAGTAAATGAAAAAAAATACGAGGCAGTAAGAAAAATTGATAGTAAAGGAACTCTTTCAGCAAAATTCTCAGAAGTAACAGGAAACGAAATAGTGGAAATAGCTGCAGGAGAAAGAAAGCAATTTGGGGAATCAATGACTCAAGAAGTTGAAAAGAAAATAGGTCTTGATTTTGAAAAATTAAAAGTTGCATCAATTGTCCAACAAGGAGAATTAAATGCAATAATCAATGCAAAACCAAAAGAATTCAAAGAATTGCTCAATGCAATAATAGGAATTGATAAGCTGGATGTTGCTTCTGAATCAATGAAAATTGTGAATAAAGAATTTCGTGAAAACATTAGAGAGAAAATTGGATATGATGATACACACATTGAAATCCTATCAAGAGATTTAGAAAAATATCAGAAAGAGATTAACGAATCCACACCTCAAAAAAACCAGTTACAAACAAAACAAGAAAAATTACAAAAGGAAGTTGAAGAGTTAAGGAAAAAAGTTGAAACAGAGGCTCCAAAAATTGATAAAATTAATCAATTAGAATTAAGGAAAAAAGAACTCATAGAATATGCAAAAGAAGCAATTCGTGAAATTCAACGTGAAATCAATGAAAATGAGCGAAAAATACGTGATTGTGAAGGATGTTTTGAGCCTGCGAGTCTAAAAGAAGATTTTGAATCTAAAATTCAAAAAGTAGAGCAGGCAGTAGATGAAACACTAAACACAATACAGGAGATGAAAAGTAAGACAGCATCTCTAAATGAGAAACAATTACTTGCATCAAAACTCCAACTAAAAGATAACAAATGTCCCGTTTGTGATTCAAGTGTAGAAAAACTAAATCCGTTATTCCAAGAAGAACATCTAAATCAAGAGTTAAGATCATTACATGAACAAATCGCATCAAAAGAAAAAGAGCATCAGATGTATAATCAAAAAAGAAAAGAGTTTTCTGAAAAGTTACAATCTTCAAGAGATGCAGAAGCCACACTTAGAGCATATTCTATTAATTCAAAAGAAGAATTAGTTAAAATTCAAGAAGATGTTGAAATAAAAAAACAAAATATACAAAAAATTCCAGGAATTAGTAATACAAATCTTGTTGAAATATCACAGATAGATTCTCATGCAAAAATGGTTTTTGAAAATATTTCAAAATTAGAAGCAGAAACTAAAGGATTTGATGAACAAGAATTTTTGAATCTAAAAAAATCTGTTAATGAAAAGCAGATGGAACTTTCAGGTATTGATCAACAGATAGGAGCTATTTTAGAAAAAATATCCAAAGGTAGTGAACAAATCAAAATAATTGAAAATGCAATTTCAGAATTGCGGGTTGTTAAAGAATACGTAACAAATCTTGATGAGATTCAAAATAATATTTTTAGCAGAGATGGTCCTGTTGCTACAAGCTTGAGATCATGGGCACTCAATGCAATTTCTGCTAAAGCATCAGAGTATCTTTCACTATTAAATACAAAAATTCAGAGAATTCAATTGACAGAAAAAGCCAGAGATATTTCTATAATTTGTAATTCAAAAACAGAGGAATTGGATTTGGAATCACTTAGTGGAGGTGAAAAAGTTAGTGTAGCATTAGCCTTAAGATTAGGCATGGCAAGTCTTCTAGGAGCATCAAATCTCAATTTGATGATACTTGATGAACCTACAACACATCTTGATGCTGAGAGAAAAAAATCCCTCGTAGGAGTTTTATCTCAATTATCAAACATTTCAAATTCAGATACACCAATGCAATTTCTAATTATTACTCATGATGCAGAAATTTTTGAGGATTCTACAGTAGAGCAAATTTACAAATTTGAATCATCAGAGCAAGGAAGTAAAGTTACTACACTCTAG
- a CDS encoding DNA double-strand break repair nuclease NurA, which produces MLSILKGPKFDQILQKARDNWIEFMPTKEEVVTAGIDSSFNNTKFQGIELWATTAVSVKSNGEILVDLHKSGLGSADDISSVASKMEIEACEKTVDEVDMVLMDGSLHSQLMTRQANLGSTIVRIMKKKDNVVFIAKTSNTKKQFEKLGSLAGDIFYYNHVTNNPGFSKIFVEKKYGSDKIISSTFVRLSDSTPIIKLEFLGDHHDESEIKSIMNKLYKTSVGGYPYALKLAHNNCKISDKELAKMVSLLGLSNEIGSREVLG; this is translated from the coding sequence ATGCTCTCCATTCTAAAAGGGCCTAAATTTGACCAAATTCTGCAAAAAGCACGGGATAACTGGATAGAATTTATGCCTACAAAAGAAGAAGTAGTTACAGCAGGAATCGATAGTAGTTTTAACAATACAAAATTTCAAGGAATTGAATTATGGGCTACAACTGCAGTCTCAGTCAAATCCAACGGGGAAATTTTAGTTGATCTTCATAAATCAGGATTAGGTTCGGCAGATGACATATCAAGTGTTGCCAGTAAAATGGAGATTGAAGCATGTGAAAAAACAGTAGATGAAGTAGACATGGTTTTGATGGATGGTTCACTACATTCTCAATTAATGACTAGACAGGCAAATTTAGGATCAACAATTGTTAGAATAATGAAAAAAAAAGATAACGTAGTTTTCATTGCCAAGACATCAAACACAAAAAAACAATTTGAAAAATTAGGATCCCTTGCAGGAGATATTTTCTATTATAATCATGTAACAAACAATCCAGGATTTAGTAAAATTTTTGTAGAAAAAAAATATGGTTCAGATAAAATTATCTCATCTACATTTGTAAGATTAAGTGATTCTACTCCAATTATAAAATTAGAATTTTTAGGAGATCATCATGATGAATCGGAAATTAAATCAATCATGAATAAATTATACAAAACCAGTGTTGGCGGATATCCGTATGCCTTAAAGCTAGCACATAATAACTGTAAAATATCTGATAAAGAACTTGCAAAGATGGTAAGTTTGTTAGGTTTGAGTAATGAAATAGGTTCACGGGAGGTTCTAGGATGA
- a CDS encoding D-2-hydroxyacid dehydrogenase encodes MSFSSDMGFEDSVLICDEVDPILNKILVDNGLKVSYEPEITKEQIIEKISNFNIVIVRSRTTITKEMIEKADNCKIIARVGVGLDNVDQDAAKAKDIRVINAVEGAMNAVAELVLGLMLSLARQTARGDRAIRNEQWLKKELKGTELRGKYLGIIGLGNIGKRLGRLARALNMNIIGYDVIPIDEEFAKEVGLMKADLNTLLQSSDYISIHVPLLDSTYHLLDAEKMSTMKKTAKIINTSRGGVVDEDALYNALKNGTLGGAALDVFEKEPAIGTKLAELDNVILTPHIGAQTKEAQSLAANVIAEKIIQILRGVI; translated from the coding sequence ATGTCATTTTCTTCAGATATGGGATTTGAAGATTCTGTACTAATTTGTGATGAAGTCGATCCTATTTTGAATAAAATTTTAGTTGATAATGGCTTAAAGGTTTCATATGAACCTGAAATTACTAAAGAGCAAATTATTGAAAAGATTTCCAATTTTAACATCGTAATTGTTCGAAGTAGAACTACTATTACAAAAGAAATGATTGAGAAAGCTGATAATTGTAAAATCATCGCTCGTGTTGGAGTTGGATTGGATAATGTTGATCAAGATGCTGCTAAAGCAAAAGATATCCGTGTAATTAATGCCGTTGAAGGAGCAATGAATGCTGTAGCTGAATTGGTTCTTGGATTGATGTTGTCCCTTGCAAGACAAACTGCAAGAGGTGATAGAGCAATTAGAAATGAACAATGGCTCAAAAAAGAACTAAAGGGTACTGAACTTCGTGGGAAATATTTAGGAATTATTGGTTTAGGTAATATCGGAAAAAGATTAGGACGACTTGCTCGTGCATTAAACATGAACATTATTGGATATGATGTAATACCAATTGATGAAGAGTTTGCAAAAGAAGTTGGTTTGATGAAAGCTGATCTGAATACTTTGTTACAAAGTTCTGATTATATCTCCATACACGTACCCCTTTTGGATTCTACATATCATCTTTTAGATGCGGAAAAAATGTCTACAATGAAAAAGACTGCAAAAATTATCAATACATCTAGAGGTGGAGTTGTTGACGAGGATGCATTGTACAATGCACTCAAAAATGGTACTTTAGGTGGCGCTGCTTTGGATGTATTTGAAAAAGAACCTGCAATCGGAACTAAACTTGCAGAACTAGACAATGTGATTTTAACACCTCATATAGGTGCACAAACTAAAGAGGCTCAATCTCTAGCAGCAAATGTGATTGCTGAAAAGATTATCCAGATATTGCGTGGCGTAATTTAG
- a CDS encoding thr operon leader peptide, whose product MNKHSIITIIAIIVIITPFAYSGLSIFGMQQLEYRWNNPGQFTFFTMSNHGDVELCNPMPFWISFENLQIITFYDTNQRGVFTINPTTINPLSSTVQEGTFSSEDLSASQHIFMTLDFEFDGGDIRLDPNKLIVVVQADIPILGIIPYSTTTQISGFDFDQEMNSLDLSCD is encoded by the coding sequence ATGAATAAACATTCAATCATCACCATAATTGCAATCATTGTAATCATTACACCGTTTGCATATTCAGGATTGAGCATTTTTGGAATGCAACAACTTGAATACAGATGGAATAATCCAGGGCAATTTACTTTTTTTACAATGTCTAATCACGGAGATGTAGAATTATGTAATCCGATGCCATTTTGGATAAGTTTTGAGAATTTACAAATCATTACATTTTATGACACAAATCAAAGAGGAGTGTTTACGATAAATCCTACAACCATCAACCCACTATCCTCAACAGTACAAGAAGGAACATTTTCATCAGAAGATTTGTCTGCATCTCAGCATATTTTCATGACATTGGATTTTGAGTTTGATGGAGGAGATATCAGACTTGATCCAAACAAGCTCATAGTTGTAGTACAAGCAGATATACCAATTTTAGGAATAATTCCTTATTCTACTACAACACAAATTTCAGGATTCGACTTTGATCAAGAAATGAATTCATTAGATTTGTCTTGTGATTAG
- a CDS encoding HEAT repeat domain-containing protein, protein MQVITEDRMALFAEMESKYEQKDTEYFVSLLDHPDYVVRTRVACILVDFGGEDKVPHIAKVLKNDDNELVRHEAAFALGQMSYSSAIPPLTDATLNDPSMFVRHEAAIALGVVGSKEAKESLQKALNDSEKPVVESAVVALSNIEFMEKLSKNEKFAKLTGG, encoded by the coding sequence ATGCAGGTAATTACTGAAGATAGAATGGCACTTTTTGCTGAGATGGAATCAAAATATGAACAAAAAGATACTGAATACTTTGTTTCTCTTTTAGATCATCCTGATTATGTGGTAAGAACCAGAGTTGCATGTATCTTGGTTGATTTTGGAGGAGAAGATAAGGTTCCTCATATTGCTAAAGTTTTGAAAAATGATGACAATGAATTAGTTCGACATGAAGCAGCATTTGCATTAGGACAAATGTCCTATTCAAGTGCAATTCCTCCATTAACTGATGCAACACTAAATGATCCTAGTATGTTTGTCCGTCATGAAGCTGCTATCGCTTTAGGTGTAGTTGGTTCAAAAGAAGCTAAAGAATCCCTTCAAAAAGCATTAAACGATTCTGAAAAACCAGTTGTGGAATCTGCTGTAGTTGCATTATCTAATATTGAATTTATGGAAAAGTTAAGTAAGAACGAGAAGTTTGCAAAGTTAACAGGTGGATGA